Proteins encoded together in one Astyanax mexicanus isolate ESR-SI-001 chromosome 10, AstMex3_surface, whole genome shotgun sequence window:
- the c10h15orf40 gene encoding UPF0235 protein C15orf40 homolog, producing the protein MSCQTARFCFRSIGLFTQCERSCGVEKSSLFTGVNQLSLQRSFSQSKMPKKDKTSKSTQKQPETPAGPVSTLKDGQLAISIHAKPGAKQNAVTDVSPEAVGVAIAAPPSEGEANAELVRYLSKVLELKKSEIVLDKGSKSRDKIIKVSASISKEEVLEKLQREAAS; encoded by the exons ATGAGCTGTCAGACTGCACGCTTCTGTTTCAGAAGTATAGGGTTATTTACACAGTGTGAAAGGAGCTGTGGGGTTGAGAAGTCCTCACTGTTTACTGGCGTTAACCAGCTGAGCCTACAGAGGAGCTTCTCTCAGAGTAAAATGCCCAAAAAAGATAAAACG AGTAAGAGCACTCAGAAGCAGCCGGAAACTCCAGCTGGTCCCGTTTCAACACTTAAAGACGGCCAGCTTGCAATTTCAATCCACGCTAAACCCGGAGCAAAACAAAATGCTGTTACAG ATGTGTCCCCAGAAGCAGTGGGGGTCGCTATTGCTGCACCACCGTCTGAAGGAGAAGCCAACGCGGAGCTGGTGCGGTATTTATCCAAAGTGCTGGAGCTGAAGAAAAGTGAAATCGTGTTAGATAAG ggtAGTAAATCAAGAGACAAAATCATTAAAGTCTCTGCGTCTATTAGTAAAGAGGAGGTGCTGGAAAAACTGCAACGGGAAGCTGCTAGCTAA
- the cart2 gene encoding cocaine- and amphetamine-regulated transcript protein precursor (The RefSeq protein has 2 substitutions compared to this genomic sequence), whose product MESSSVRGALLLLLLLSASAQDADTDNEVELDTRAIRDFYPKDPNLTSEKQLLGALQDVLEKLQTKRIPPWEKKFGQVPMCDVGEQCAVRKGSRIGKMCDCPRGAFCNFFLLKCL is encoded by the exons ATGGAGAGCTCGAGCGTGCGGGGCgcactgctgctgttgctgctgctcagCGCGAGCGCACAGGACGCGGACACGGACAACGAGGTGGAGCTGGACACCCGCGCCATCCGGGACTTTTACCCCAAAGACCCCAACCTGACCAGCGAAAAACAGCTG cttGGCGCTCTCCACGAAGTGCTTGAGAAGTTGCAGACCAAAAGAATCCCACCTTGGGAGAAGAAATTTGGGCAGGTTcccatg tgtGATGTTGGAGAGCAGTGTGCGGTGAGGAAAGGCTCGCGCATTGGGAAGATGTGTGACTGTCCCCGAGGAGCATTCTGCAACTTCTTCCTGCTCAAGTGCTTGTGA